In Ptychodera flava strain L36383 chromosome 17, AS_Pfla_20210202, whole genome shotgun sequence, one genomic interval encodes:
- the LOC139115167 gene encoding LOW QUALITY PROTEIN: solute carrier organic anion transporter family member 5A1-like (The sequence of the model RefSeq protein was modified relative to this genomic sequence to represent the inferred CDS: deleted 2 bases in 1 codon): MENVNDEKGKRSYNGEDGASTGEQQLQREAKDQENGEVVENTPFLPAQLDVHGQVVNSSMNQEDPDLMFGIGNWRPQCLQIFANFKFAFGVLCVAPLVFTINFSVFLGGLTSIQKRYSLDSVLMGLNATLFDTATVITVVFVSFFFGRLDSHRPRVIGVSLILAALCLCLPSMSHFLSGTYKYSSVVLGTNDTTMCSESYSTSVEDTHGNASDTCSATNERESMQTAVLMLIGNILVGIFFTPIVILIPLYIDDGASKLKAPLYLGIFYTMISFGPAIGFPISSLFIQLYVDFDRVNMSSIDIDQYDTRWVGAWWLGFLVRRPLGNCCNSYHAASKKFRSSREKDANTPSVASSKDEGDANAEREAMRRIKEFPSAVRRLFTNVPLMSVCIAYSCEMAIVSGLITYFTKYIEIQFRVPAAKAALLTGIVLVLSSSFGILLGGVVMRYKKLSPLSTAKALVVLGVVNVLLPIPLLFVACDQDVFVGVSVPYSDFTNSSFRNNLITDFGPSQFASQCNLNCGCSDTEYDPVCGSDGLTYYSPCFAGCTEAITTKNFSSCSCVDSADRTEGDTVKDGTAVGGICRESCGRMLEIFTVISSAASFLSALPVTAFIVLPLRAVAPEDKPFAVGIRQFFSQIIGWVPTPLYMGYIIDSACLFWGVSECSMFSTCWIYDLFDYRLKLLTFQIVFKVCAIAMYLVLWLSLSKKAKAMKSRDSENGAVGL, encoded by the exons ATGGAAAACGTAAACGATGAAAAAGGGAAGAGAAGCTATAATGGAGAGGACGGAGCATCGACTGGAGAACAGCAACTTCAACGGGAAGCAAAAGACCAAGAAAATGGCGAGGTGGTTGAAAACACTCCATTTCTGCCTGCTCAACTCGATGTACATGGTCAAGTTGTCAACTCGTCAATGAACCAGGAAGATCCAGATTTGATGTTTGGAATAGGAAACTGGCGGCCACAGTGTCTTCAGATATTCGCCAACTTCAAATTCGCATTCGGTGTTCTCTGCGTGGCCCCTTTAGTGTTCACGATTAACTTCAGTGTATTTTTAGGCGGGCTGACGAGCATCCAGAAACGGTACTCCTTGGACAGTGTACTGATGGGACTCAATGCCACCTTGTTCGACACGGCAACCGTGATAACAGTTGTATTCGTCTCTTTCTTCTTCGGCCGACTGGATAGCCATCGTCCTCGGGTCATTGGCGTGAGTTTAATCCTCGCTGCTTTGTGTCTATGCTTACCGTCAATGTCACATTTTCTATCGGGCACGTACAAATACTCCAGTGTTGTACTCGGCACAAATGACACGACCATGTGTTCTGAAAGTTACAGCACGTCGGTGGAAGACACACATGGAAATGCAAGCGACACTTGCTCAGCGACTAACGAAAGGGAGAGTATGCAAACGGCTGTACTGATGTTGATTGGAAACATTTTAGTTGGAATATTCTTCACTCCGATAGTGATCttaattcctctctatatagACGATGGCGCCAGTAAATTGAAAGCCCCTCTCTACTTAG GTATTTTTTACACTATGATCAGTTTTGGACCAGCGATTGGATTCCCGATTTCTTCATTGTTTATCCAACTGTATGTTGACTTCGATCGTGTCAATATGTCCAGTATCGACATAGACCAGTACGACACACGATGGGTTGGAGCTTGGTGGCTGGGATTCCTGGTC CGGCGCCCTCTTGGTAATTGTTGCAATTCCTATCACGCTGCTTCGAAGAAATTTCGTTCATCAAGGGAAAAGGACGCCAACACACCTTCCGTAGCTTCAAGTAAAGATGAAGGCGATGCCAATGCTGAAAGAGAGGCCATGAGACGCATTAAAG AGTTTCCATCGGCAGTTCGTCGGCTCTTCACCAATGTGCCTCTGATGTCTGTATGCATTGCCTATAGCTGTGAGATGGCTATTGTTTCTGGATTGATAACGTATTTCACCAAGTATATCGAGATTCAATTCCGTGTCCCTGCCGCTAAAGCAGCTTTACTGACAG GTATTGTTTTGGTACTTTCATCATCGTTTGGAATTCTTCTCGGTGGTGTAGTTATGCGTTACAAGAAACTATCGCCATTGTCGACGGCGAAAGCTCTGGTCGTACTGGGTGTGGTCAACGTGTTACTGCCAATCCCACTGCTGTTCGTAGCCTGTGACCAAGACGTTTTTGTCGGGGTGTCGGTTCCATACTCGGATTTTACCAATTCATCTTTTAG AAACAACCTCATCACCGACTTTGGTCCATCCCAATTTGCATCGCAATGCAATTTGAACTGTGGTTGTTCTGACACCGAGTACGATCCAGTGTGCGGCAGTGACGGCCTGACGTATTACTCTCCTTGTTTCGCTGGATGTACTGAAGCAATAACCACAAAG aatTTCAGCTCCTGTAGTTGTGTCGACTCTGCAGATCGGACCGAAGGAGATACTGTCAAGGATGGAACGGCTGTAGGTGGGATTTGTAGAGAAAGCTGTGGGAGAATGTTAGAGATATTCACAGTTATCTCGTCTGCCGCGAGTTTCCTGTCAGCGTTACCTGTTACTGCATTCATCGTGCTGCCATTACG CGCTGTTGCTCCAGAGGACAAACCCTTCGCCGTCGGTATTCGACAGTTCTTCTCTCAAATCATCG GTTGGGTGCCTACGCCTCTTTATATGGGTTACATCATCGACTCAGCGTGTCTGTTCTGGGGAGTATCAGAATGTAGTATGTTCAGTACCTGTTGGATATACGACCTCTTCGACTACCGATTGAAACTGCTGACGTTCCAGATTGTGTTCAAGGTCTGCGCCATAGCAATGTATCTCGTCCTGTGGCTGTCACTGAGTAAAAAAGCCAAGGCCATGAAATCCCGAGACTCCGAGAACGGAGCAGTAGGTTTATAA